Proteins from a genomic interval of Zingiber officinale cultivar Zhangliang chromosome 2A, Zo_v1.1, whole genome shotgun sequence:
- the LOC122043892 gene encoding cation/H(+) antiporter 15-like: protein MAQYINRTSLHQLSSPAFSYGPFYHEDPIRDTTSLLLLQFTIAVLTSRFLYFLLSPLSQPRIVCDIMGGLIGGGPQVLRLLSYLRIPAMSQMADSYRETLFRDDVISYTRLLSAYGMSVKFFLIGVKIDPTLAWRSGKKAAILGFCSMVIPFLFLLALQYPFLRMVQPKDNHKQFIDGIGDKSIFFHMAATVAASSPPVIADVLTDLGLLNTELGRIAISASMVNEITRWLIFAVYKVISTAKNRHSYPKAIKEVVGMAACLIALLSLVRPWAQWIVRQTPKGGRVAEWHVLVILLAVLAMGALGDALGLGFLDAPMVMGLLVPDGPPLGMALVEQLELFSTELLLPLFFLAVGYITTIDRIVDFRMLGFMLLYILAGHVVKTLVSLGASFYYKTSIHKAAILGLMLNFKGLVELMVYLGMKGDKKFATQGFLTMVVSIVLATGVSSWLVAAFYDPLNARHAVGYRALQHLNPEEKFSAVATMLNEDAVPAMIDLFEASSSETIAGQCSACIHVLHLTEMSGRSHAVLVAHKNRKGELVGTNQMDRLHNAFLNHEKRKEGTIAVFPFTAISPYATMHQDICSLALEKGVPFVVVQFPRCDSGANTEVEKAARSIVPQVISQAPCSVGILIHHGLTSTRPLLSDLFLYSVKVFFWGGNDDREALTYAARMARHPGVRMLVTRFLMQGEEAAAEGKDLSWDDVIFKEFVRETAGNERVTVEQVAPQDINDTVEVIKSIGSECDLVMVGRVQCAESTLEEMLGKWVETPELGVVGDMLASSDFANFSFSVLVVHQHS, encoded by the exons ATGGCTCAGTACATCAATCGAACCAGCCTCCATCAACTCTCCAGCCCCGCCTTCTCCTATGGCCCCTTCTACCACGAAGACCCCATCCGGGACAccacctccctcctcctcctccaattCACGATCGCCGTCCTCACCTCCCGCTTCCTCTACTTCCTCCTCAGCCCCCTCAGCCAACCTCGTATCGTCTGCGACATCATG GGCGGTTTGATTGGGGGTGGCCCGCAAGTTCTTCGCCTCCTTTCTTATTTACGCATTCCGGCGATGAGCCAGATGGCGGATTCGTACCGGGAGACTCTGTTCCGGGACGACGTGATATCTTACACGCGCCTCCTGTCGGCCTACGGAATGTCGGTCAAGTTCTTCTTGATCGGGGTCAAGATCGATCCCACCCTCGCTTGGCGGTCGGGGAAGAAGGCCGCCATCCTCGGCTTCTGCAGCATGGTCATACCTTTCCTCTTCCTCCTGGCGCTCCAGTATCCTTTCCTGAGGATGGTGCAACCCAAGGACAATCACAAGCAATTCATCGATGGCATCGGCGATAAGAGCATCTTCTTCCACATGGCGGCGACGGTAGCAGCCAGCTCCCCCCCGGTGATCGCCGACGTCCTCACGGACCTGGGCCTGCTCAACACCGAGCTGGGCCGCATCGCCATCTCGGCGTCGATGGTGAACGAGATCACCCGGTGGCTCATCTTCGCCGTTTACAAGGTGATCAGCACGGCGAAGAATCGTCACAGCTACCCGAAGGCGATTAAGGAGGTGGTCGGCATGGCCGCCTGCCTGATCGCTCTGCTCTCGCTGGTACGTCCATGGGCGCAGTGGATCGTGCGGCAGACGCCCAAGGGCGGCCGCGTGGCGGAGTGGCACGTCCTGGTGATTTTGCTGGCGGTGCTGGCCATGGGCGCGCTGGGCGACGCGCTGGGGCTGGGATTCCTGGACGCCCCCATGGTCATGGGGCTTCTCGTACCCGACGGCCCGCCGCTGGGGATGGCGCTGGTGGAGCAGCTCGAGCTCTTCTCCACCGAGCTTCTGCTCCCACTTTTCTTCCTCGCCGTCGGCTACATCACCACCATAGACCGCATTGTCGACTTCCGCATGCTAGGGTTCATGCTGCTGTACATCTTAGCGGGCCACGTCGTGAAGACCCTCGTCTCCCTCGGAGCTTCCTTCTACTACAAGACTTCCATTCACAAGGCCGCCATTCTCGGGCTCATGCTCAACTTCAAAGGCTTGGTGGAGCTCATGGTCTACCTCGGAATGAAGGGCGACAAG aaatttgCGACGCAAGGGTTTTTAACGATGGTGGTCTCCATCGTCCTGGCCACCGGCGTGAGCTCGTGGCTGGTGGCCGCCTTCTACGATCCCTTGAACGCGCGGCACGCGGTGGGGTACAGGGCGCTGCAGCACCTCAACCCGGAGGAGAAGTTCAGCGCCGTGGCGACGATGCTGAACGAGGACGCGGTGCCGGCGATGATCGACCTGTTTGAGGCGTCGTCGTCCGAGACGATTGCGGGGCAGTGCTCGGCTTGCATCCACGTGCTGCACCTGACGGAGATGAGTGGCCGGTCCCACGCCGTCCTCGTCGCGCACAAGAACCGGAAGGGCGAGCTGGTGGGCACCAACCAGATGGACCGCCTCCACAACGCCTTCCTCAACCACGAGAAGAGGAAGGAAGGGACCATCGCCGTGTTCCCTTTCACGGCCATCAGCCCCTACGCCACCATGCACCAGGACATCTGCTCCCTCGCCTTGGAAAAGGGCGTCCCCTTCGTCGTCGTCCAGTTTCCCAGGTGCGATTCCGGAGCCAACACGGAGGTCGAAAAGGCCGCTCGGAGCATCGTCCCCCAGGTCATTTCGCAGGCTCCCTGCTCGGTCGGAATCCTGATCCACCACGGGCTGACCAGCACCAGGCCGCTTCTCTCCGACCTGTTCCTCTACTCCGTCAAGGTCTTCTTCTGGGGCGGCAACGACGACCGGGAGGCCCTCACCTACGCCGCGCGGATGGCGCGGCACCCCGGCGTGCGCATGCTGGTGACGCGGTTCCTGATGCAGGgggaggaggcggcggcggagGGAAAGGACTTGTCGTGGGACGACGTGATCTTTAAGGAGTTCGTCAGGGAGACGGCGGGGAACGAGAGGGTCACGGTGGAGCAGGTGGCGCCGCAGGACATCAACGATACGGTGGAGGTGATCAAGTCGATCGGGAGCGAGTGCGACCTGGTGATGGTGGGTAGGGTGCAGTGCGCGGAGTCGACGCTGGAGGAGATGCTGGGGAAGTGGGTGGAGACGCCGGAACTCGGGGTGGTCGGCGATATGCTCGCCTCCAGCGATTTTGCCAACTTCTCTTTCTCTGTTCTTGTTGTTCATCAGCATAGCTGA